From the genome of Acidimicrobiales bacterium:
CCGTGCAACTCACCGGAATCGTCACCTTGGCGTTGGCGAACGTGTAGGGCGTGCCAGCCTGGCCCTGCAGGTGGTAGCCGCCGGCGATCCAGTCGCCCGCGTGAATGGCGTTCGAGCCGAGGTTGTTGCCCTCCATGGTCCCCGAGATAGTGATCGCGGTGGCCTGGCCCGCGCCGGAGCCGTAGACGGACTGCGGCGTGAACGTGGTGGCATCGGGCGGGTAAAGGGGATCGCTGGGGTTCAGCGGGTCGAGCGCCGACACGTTGCAGTGGAAGCTCCCGGCGGTGATGCGATCCCGCGGGCAGTCCATGCCGACGACGCGCGCGTCGCCGTGCGCCGAAGCCGACGGGTGGCACTGGCTGTTGAGGGCCGGATAGTTCTCTCGGAACGCCACCGACCGGTTGAGCCCGACGACCGTCGTATTGGCCGAAATCGTGACGTTCGCTGCGGTTACGACATTCGAAATGGTCGACCCCGAGGGTATGCCGCTGCCGCGTATCGGCACCCCCACGTCGGTCTCGTTCGAGCCGTCGTTGTCGGTGTCAGCGGGCGTGCCGGTCTCGTTGACCCAGTTCGCCGAGAACGATGTCACCGTCTTGGTGGGCGTGTTGTTGTTCTGCCCGCCGCCCACGAAGATGGCGTCGCTCACTGTCTTCTCGTTGTTGGGGCACAGGTTGAGCTGCTGGCAGTTGGTACCCGGGCACGTCGAGCCGTTCTGGAAGTCGACACCCCACCGCGAGAACATGCCGCCGTCGACACGTACCGAGCCGTTCTTGCGTTGGCGATAACCGACCTCGCCGCCCTGGCCGGTCGACAGCGCCAGGATTCCGAGCGGTGGGCTGCTCCCGCCGACGGCGCTCTTGCCGCTGCCCGGCTGCGGTTGGCACTGCACGTAGTAGGTGCGGCCGTTGAGCGACGCGGTGGTCCCGCACGTGGTGTCACCCTCGACGCCCTTGGCTGGATCGAAGCGAACCGTCTGGATCGCCTGCTCGACGGCACCGTCGGCGCCATAGAGGTGTCCCGGCTCGACGCGCTTGGTCTGGCTGATGTGCAGGCTGCTCTGCGTCGAGGTCAGCGTGGCGGTGAGCCAGAGGGAGAAGACGGCAAGAAAGATGAGAGCGATGAGTAATGCGCTACCGCGCTCGTTGCGCTTGATGCGGTTCATTAGTTCGTCCTCGTGGTGCCGCGGAGCTGGTAGGTCCGCTGAACGGTGGAGTGAAGATCGGGTGGTTCGGTGAGCGTCAACGTCACGGTGACGGGCGCGGTGGTGGGGCCGCAGGCCGCGGGCTCGCAGGTGGCCGAGGCCGCCGTGGTCGCCGCCAGAGCGCGCGCCAGGCTCTGCGTGTCGGTCGGCGTCCGGTTGGTGCCGGTGCAGTGTTGGCGGAGCAAGACGGTCTCGCCGCCGGTGGAACTGATCGAGTAACTGACTTCGTGAGCCACGTTTGGGGTGCCGCGGTCGGTCCAGTTGAGGAGCAGCGCTGACGGGAGGCCGCCGCACGGATTGACGCCGCTGGCGTGCTGGCTCACGGTGCCGACACCCGAATAGTCGACGATGCCGCCGGCGGACTCCTGGCTGGCGCCGAACGCCCACGTCCAACTGGCAGGGTCGCCGCTCGCCGCGGTGTGGCTGAAGACTGCCGACTGGATCGCGCTTCCGGCCGAACGACGCTCGAGCAGCGTCCAACCCGATGGCGTCGACATCGTCACCGTCGAGCCGCCGCGCACGCCGACCTGCGCCAGCAGCACGTCGCCGCTTTGCGTCGCTGCCGGCCGTCCGATCGTCAGGCTCGCCGCACCCGACGTGCTCGCGCTCGCCGAGCCGCGGCGAGCAATCGACTGCAGCGCGGCCGGCGCCAACGTCACGCTGTGCGTAAGCGAGCTGGCCCCCGCCGCGGAGTCGGCGACTCGGTCTCCCGTCGCGCCGGTGGAGGTCAGCAGCTCGTCACCGACTCCGACGGTGACGCGCCCGCTCGACAAAGGGCCCGTGGACGCGCCGTCCCAGATCTCCGCCATGCTGTCGGGGACGGTGAGTGACGTTCCGGTGTTGAGCGTCCAGAAACTCACGAGCACGTTGTTGTTGCTCGACGGAGCGACGCTCGGTGCACGATGACTGGTCGTGCCGCTCGTCGAGATCGACTCGGCGCTGGCGATGTCCGTCGTGAAGTAGCCGGCGACGAGCTCGGTGTCGTTCGAACCCGCGATCTTCTTGTTGGTGTTGTCCATGGTGCGCAGCCCGACGAATAGCGCCGACAACATGCCCGCGAGGAGAGTGCTCGCGATCACCATCGCGACCAACGTCTCGATGAGGGTGTAGCCGCGCTCGTTCCGTCCAGTCATGGCCGGCGCTTCACCAAGTCGACAGTCTCGACATCGTTGCCGTCACTCGAAGCAATGCGAAGCGACACGCGTTGGAGTCCGGTGTCGGGCGATGGGCACGACGCGTCGAACGACGTACCCGTCCAGTACAACACCGACGAGATCGTGGCGGTGTACGAACTGGCGGCGACGCCGCCGTACGCGACGATGCCACCCGCCGCGTCGCGGGGCGAGTCGAGGGCCCACGTATATGACGCAGCGTCGGAGGACGCCGCGGTGCGCTGGAAGATCGCCGAGAGCACCGATGCCCCATTCGTCTTGGCGTTGACCAGGATCCACCCAGTGGGTGCGGTGATCGAAGCGGCGTTGCCGCCGCGGACGGCGATCTGCGCGACCATCTCGTCGCCCGCAACGGTGCCCGGCGGCTTCGCCAAGGTGATCGTCGGAACAACGGTGGTGGTGGTCGTGCTGGCGCTCGTGGTCGTGGTCGGCGGCGGCGGCGTGACAGTCGCCGTCGACATTCCTCGCAACACGAGCGACCCAGCAGCTGGGAGCACGACGGTTTGGGCCACGGAGTCGCCGGCGCTTTCCGACGTCGCCGCGCGGGTCCCGGTGGCGCCGCCGGACCACTGCTGATCGTCGAGCGCGGCGGTGACGCGGTCGGTCGCGCTCGCCGCGCCCGATGCCAGGTCCCAACGTTCGCCCATCGCGCTCGGCGTGCTGAACGAGCTGCCGCGCGCCAAAGCGAAGAACGTCAACAGTGCGCCGGCCGGTGCCGTGTCACCAGCGTCGGGCGCAACGTGTGCCGTCGCGTTGGTAAACGAGCTGGCGGCGGACAAGCGGTCGGCAGGCGTCGGGCTGTAAACGCCGGCGTAGCTCGTCGTAGACGCGCAATCCACGTACGGTGCCGCCTTTACGGCTTCGGCGAAGTTGCGGATGCTCGCTTGACCGGTCGCCAGTTGCCGATGGAGGTCGGCACTCGTGATGGCGATCCCCATACCGGCCACGAAGACGACGAACGCGATACCGACAATGGCAACTGTGACCAGAACCTCGATCAGGGTGAAGCCGCTGTCGCGCGAGCGCCGCCGAGCGGTCACGTCTTGACCTGGTTGAACACGCCGTACATCGCGGACACGAGAGCGACGGCGACGAACCCGACGATGCCGGCGACGAAGAGAATCGCCATCGGCTCGAACATCGTGGTGAGGTTCTTGAGCTTGTACTCCAGCTCGCGTTCGTAATACACCGCCATCGACTCGAGCTGGCTGTCGAGTGTGCCGGTGTTCTCGCCCACCGACAGCATTTGCGTAACGGCAGCGGGAAACATCTTGGTTTCGCCGATTGGTTCGGCGAGGCCGCGGCCTTCGAGCATCTCGTGGCGGGCCCGCATGATCGCCTCGGTAAACGGCACGTTGTTGGCTCCCTCGGCGGCGAGCCGCAGCGATTCCGGCAGCGGTACGCCGGCATTCAC
Proteins encoded in this window:
- a CDS encoding prepilin-type N-terminal cleavage/methylation domain-containing protein, which translates into the protein MTGRNERGYTLIETLVAMVIASTLLAGMLSALFVGLRTMDNTNKKIAGSNDTELVAGYFTTDIASAESISTSGTTSHRAPSVAPSSNNNVLVSFWTLNTGTSLTVPDSMAEIWDGASTGPLSSGRVTVGVGDELLTSTGATGDRVADSAAGASSLTHSVTLAPAALQSIARRGSASASTSGAASLTIGRPAATQSGDVLLAQVGVRGGSTVTMSTPSGWTLLERRSAGSAIQSAVFSHTAASGDPASWTWAFGASQESAGGIVDYSGVGTVSQHASGVNPCGGLPSALLLNWTDRGTPNVAHEVSYSISSTGGETVLLRQHCTGTNRTPTDTQSLARALAATTAASATCEPAACGPTTAPVTVTLTLTEPPDLHSTVQRTYQLRGTTRTN
- a CDS encoding type II secretion system protein, whose amino-acid sequence is MTARRRSRDSGFTLIEVLVTVAIVGIAFVVFVAGMGIAITSADLHRQLATGQASIRNFAEAVKAAPYVDCASTTSYAGVYSPTPADRLSAASSFTNATAHVAPDAGDTAPAGALLTFFALARGSSFSTPSAMGERWDLASGAASATDRVTAALDDQQWSGGATGTRAATSESAGDSVAQTVVLPAAGSLVLRGMSTATVTPPPPTTTTSASTTTTTVVPTITLAKPPGTVAGDEMVAQIAVRGGNAASITAPTGWILVNAKTNGASVLSAIFQRTAASSDAASYTWALDSPRDAAGGIVAYGGVAASSYTATISSVLYWTGTSFDASCPSPDTGLQRVSLRIASSDGNDVETVDLVKRRP